Genomic window (Flavobacterium oreochromis):
GGTATAAGGATCATTACAGAGGGCTGGTTTTTTTAAATGAGGAAACTATTTTTGATCATTTTAAAAACATCCCTGAGGGAAGTACTCATCGTTTTGCTATAAAAATAGCTGCTGATAATTCTGACATGGAACTTTTTGTTGACAACACAAAAATAGAGGTAGATAGTATGCGTATATGGCCTATAAATGAAGCAGGTAAATACAAAGATTCCTATAAAGAGAATGAGAAATAAAACAAAACAGGTATAGCACTAGGCACGAGTACAATGTCAAAATTTTAGAAACGAATGTATTCGCACACAAGATAGTGCGCGATATACGAGTTATTTACACCAAACAAAAAAAATAAGTTATCTTGATTTTATAGCCCCTTCATTGCTTAAAGAACTTCGCAATAGGTATTTTCACTGGTCAGTTCGTGCAGATGCATTTGGGCTTAACGAACGGACAAATAGTTTAGGAATAGCCCCTGGTCCACAAACTTTTGACAAACGCAAACGAGAAATACAAAATGGATAAATTAAAACAACTAGCATTTGTATTAGTACTTATGCTCACACTAAGTTGCAATACTATGAAAGAAGCACCACCACAATGGACACCCGAAATGTGTCAGCCTAATATTAATAATGACGAAGGCATTTATAATATTGAACTAGTAGAAGATGAAATTTACACTCTTGAAGGAAAATCTGCCAGTATGCCTTTTGGGGGTTCCTCTGGCGTATGGGGTTCCTCAGGTAAAAGCTATACCGATCAATACGGCACCCCCATAGGGGCTACTATTGTGTATTATGCAGGATATGAAGACAAGTTTTACAGGCTAGATGCAAAATTTGATGTCGAAAAAATGAAAAAACTCGTTAAAGAAATTCATTATCATAAAGAATCATACTTATACCAAGAAGATTTAAACCCTGACGAACCTTATAAGATAGGCATGTTTGAGGCGCTTATTTTTGGTTTTGCTCCACAAGGCATGGTCGTTGTATGGGCAGGTTATCCTGGAGCAAAAATAGAAGTAGGTCGTTTTCAGGCAAAAGAAATTACAAACAAAGAAGAGGACAAAGCCTTTGAAAAACGATTATTTGCCAGTTGGTCAATGAATAGAGCACAAGTAAGAGCGCGTGATTTTATGCCTAATGCCTCTTGTGCATTGTGGGATACTTACCGCAAACGTTAC
Coding sequences:
- a CDS encoding DUF2931 family protein, translated to MDKLKQLAFVLVLMLTLSCNTMKEAPPQWTPEMCQPNINNDEGIYNIELVEDEIYTLEGKSASMPFGGSSGVWGSSGKSYTDQYGTPIGATIVYYAGYEDKFYRLDAKFDVEKMKKLVKEIHYHKESYLYQEDLNPDEPYKIGMFEALIFGFAPQGMVVVWAGYPGAKIEVGRFQAKEITNKEEDKAFEKRLFASWSMNRAQVRARDFMPNASCALWDTYRKRYNIGLDVSSENKKFRLFYKEWESFNGEFICYFRPEILKPTPESRALPKVIVFDWETGYKDHYRGLVFLNEETIFDHFKNIPEGSTHRFAIKIAADNSDMELFVDNTKIEVDSMRIWPINEAGEYKDSYKENEK